In the genome of bacterium, the window TTTATACACCAGTAAACCGGCTTCCTCCCTTTATATACGTAGCCCTCCTTTGCCAATCTCCCAAAAGCTCTTATGATTTCCGCTTCATAGTTGAAATCCATTGTAAGATAAGGATTGTCCCATTCTCCGAATACACCTAATCTCTTGAATTCCTTTTTCTGTCTCTCTATATACTTATCTGCGTAGGCTCTGGCTTTCTTGCGAAATTTCACATGGCCAATCTGATGTCTCGTAACTCCTAATTCTTTTAAAAGCTGATATTCTATCGGCAGGCCATGACAGTCCCATCCAGGCACATAAGGAGCATCAAACCCCTTCATTGTTTTATACTTTATCACCATATCCTTCATAATCTTGTTGAATGCCTGCCCCACATGAATATCTCCATTTGCGTAGGGAGGCCCGTCATGCAGAATATAAGAAGGATGTCCTTTATATTTATCCCGTATCTTCTGATAAATATTCTGCTCTTCAAGATTCCTTAAAATCTCCGGCTCTTTCTGTGAGAGATTTGCCTTCATCTTAAAACTTGTTTTTGGGAGATTTAATGTGTCTTTGTATTCCATTATTTTTTTAACATCTCCTATTTTAACCTCATGCCAAACTCAATAAGTGTCCGTACCACAAAAGACCTGATAAACATAATTCCTATTAAAGCCACTATCGGCGAAAGATCAAAACCACCCATTGCCGGCAGTATCTTCCGTATAGGCATCAGGATAGGCTCAGTTACTCTGTATAAAAACTGTACTATTGAATTGTAGGGATCTGGAT includes:
- a CDS encoding YggT family protein — its product is MFVFANFIIAIAQIVGAILTILTWIIIIRALISWVNPDPYNSIVQFLYRVTEPILMPIRKILPAMGGFDLSPIVALIGIMFIRSFVVRTLIEFGMRLK